A genomic segment from Nicotiana tabacum cultivar K326 chromosome 9, ASM71507v2, whole genome shotgun sequence encodes:
- the LOC107796239 gene encoding putative WRKY transcription factor 7: MAVDLMTTGYRNNNTYTSKIEENAMQEAAAGLQSVEKLIRLLSQSQNLSQKQKQSFQDPSIKSNSTIDFSPDYLAVADTAVNRFKKFISLLGRTRTGHARFRRGPITTISAPVLRKVDKEPELLCLPAPSQNRLVEEKLKTENPQAGSKIYCPTPIQRLPPLPLNNHQHQLVKNGSTSERKESTTTINFATPSPANSFISSLTGDTESLQPSSMTSSGFQITNLSQVSSAGRPPLSTSSFKRKCSSMDDLAVKCSSAGGSSGRCHCPKKRKSKVKRVVRIPAISMKMADIPPDDFSWRKYGQKPIKGSPHPRGYYKCSSIRGCPARKHVERALDDPNVLIVTYEGEHDHPFSITETPPAAIVLESS; this comes from the exons ATGGCTGTAGATTTAATGACTACTGGCTATAGAAACAACAATACTTACACATCCAAAATCGAAGAAAACGCCATGCAAGAAGCTGCCGCTGGTTTACAAAGCGTTGAGAAATTAATCAGATTGCTCTCTCAATCTCAAAACCTTTCACAAAAGCAAAAACAGAGCTTTCAAGATCCGTCTATAAAAAGTAACTCCACTATAGATTTTTCACCAGATTACCTAGCAGTAGCTGATACAGCCGTCAACAGATTCAAAAAGTTCATTTCTTTACTTGGCAGAACAAGAACCGGCCATGCCCGGTTCCGCAGGGGTCCAATCACCACTATAAGTGCTCCGGTTCTACGGAAAGTCGATAAAGAACCGGAGCTGCTCTGTCTACCGGCGCCCAGTCAGAACCGGCTGGTTGAAGAAAAGTTAAAAACCGAAAATCCACAAGCCGGTTCGAAAATCTATTGTCCCACACCAATTCAGCGTTTGCCTCCGTTACCCCTTAACAACCACCAGCACCAGCTGGTGAAAAATGGGTCAACGTCGGAGAGGAAAGAATCAACGACCACAATCAACTTTGCTACCCCATCGCCGGCGAATTCTTTCATTTCATCGTTGACCGGTGACACCGAGAGTTTGCAGCCGTCCTCGATGACGTCGTCCGGTTTTCAAATAACGAATCTTTCTCAGGTTTCATCCGCCGGTCGGCCGCCGCTCTCGACGTCGTCGTTTAAGCGGAAGTGCAGTTCCATGGATGATTTGGCCGTGAAGTGCAGCAGCGCCGGTGGGTCCTCCGGTCGTTGCCATTGCCCCAAGAAAAG GAAATCAAAGGTCAAAAGAGTGGTGAGAATCCCTGCAATTAGCATGAAAATGGCTGATATTCCACCAGATGATTTTTCTTGGAGAAAATATGGTCAAAAACCTATCAAGGGTTCTCCTCATCCCAG GGGATATTACAAGTGTAGCAGTATAAGAGGATGTCCAGCAAGAAAACATGTGGAGAGGGCATTGGATGATCCAAACGTATTGATTGTAACATATGAAGGAGAACATGATCATCCATTTTCCATTACAGAGACACCACCAGCTGCTATAGTACTTGAATCTTCTTGA